The Deltaproteobacteria bacterium DNA window CGGAAACGTTGATCATGCATAGTGTCTGCCGCGGTTTGACGAGGCAGATAAGAATAATCGGCTTGCAATTTCAAATCGTGCCCAAACATATAATAATTGAGCCCCAAGGTATACTCCGCTTTATTATTGCTAGGCCCACTTAAAATGACTTGAGAAGCCCGGGCGGCAACTTCAAAATGTTGTGGAATAATAAAATAACCGGCTTGCGCATAATAACCATGATCTCTGGTAGTGTTATTCGGGCCCAGGGGATCTACATTTCTAAAAAAGTATTCTCCTTGAAGAGAGAAACCTTTGTACTTGAAACCAATGTCGCTTCCTAGCTGAATGAAGGTCGTTTCATCCGTATCCCGCACATTATAACCTCCATCAAAAGCCAGAGCCAAAGAAGGATGTTCCAGGTTTTCGGTATCCCCTTCGGAATATCCATAAGCACCCATTGCATTCCATACCAGACGCCCCGTGTAGAGAAAATCTTTGTTGCCATTTACCCGAGTGTTCCCACTGCCATTGGTCACGGCAACTGCATATTCCAATTTTTTATCCAAAAAATCTCCGTGTAACATCAGTCCGGTATCGTAATAAAAACTGCGAGGAGTATTGGTAGTTGTAGTGGTGGAAGTTGCCCCTGCTCCACAAGTCACTCCACTGCCTGTGACGGTTCCTCCCCCCGGTAAAGTACAGGTGGTGGTCGAAGCGGTATCAATAGAGGTAAAACGAAACTCATCCGCGGCTAAAGAACGATCGACAAACTGTTGACGTCCCGAGGAAGTCATTTCTTGTCGATTGTAGGGAATTGCAAATTGCCCCGCTTCCAGGCGAGCAGCAGGGTTAAATTTATAATCGACATAGGCATCTTCAAGAATATCCGCAAGGGTGCTATTGATCCAGGTGAACTGGATTTTATAATCCAGATTTTTACTAAAGGCATTCCCTTCAAACGAGGTTTTTAACCGCCTAATTTGAAAAGTGTTCTTATCAAGCGCTTGCTCATTCGAATCGTATTCATAGCGGGCCTGAATGACATTTCGGATTTTGAGCGAAAAGCTTTCATCCTTGTTTTTGAATTGAAGCCCTTTTTTCCAGCCCACTTCAAACTTGTCAAACCAACCTGAAGGAGAAGGGGTAGCTACAGAAGCTATAGCCTCAGAAGCAGAGGGTTTCAGGCTTTCCGTATTTTTGTGGATGGAATGCGCTCCTGCTTTATGACGATGTCCATGTTTACGTTTTTTTGTGGCACTCCAGGCATCACCGGCTGTGCTTACAATCAAACTCACACAGGCCAGGAGAATGAGACTTTTTTTCATATTATTTTCCTCCTTGAAAATAAATAACGGTTTGGTTTTGTCCAGCTTTGTAAAGAAGCTTTGTGACAATTGTGTGAAGGAGAAAAGAAATTTAAGGCCCCTTCTCAAGATTTCCGAGAAATAACCGTATCAACCCATTGAGATGAACCTTCATCATTCAAAGCTAAAACAATAGAAAAAAAAAGTGGATTCCGAAAAAACGACAGAAGGCTCCAGTTCAAGTCATGAGCAGCAAACAAGCCCAGCAGTGAATAGTTATGTGGCCTAAGTATTCATGAACAACTAATTTCGTTTGAAAGTTCATTCTGATCGTTGGCTTGATAAGGAAAATGCTCCGCTAATTTTGCTCCACACTTGGCTATGCCGGCGACTAGACCTTCTACATATTTTTCTTCTTTAAAATTTTGTAGCACTTCATCGCGTATAATTTTCCAGAAATCGGAGGCAACTTTCTCGTGAATTCCACGATCTCCCAAGAGAGCAAATCGTTTATCTTTGAGAGAAAGAAAAAATAAGATCCCATTGCGCTCTGCGGTTTTGGTCATGCCTAGTTTTTCAAACACCCTCTTGGCCTCTTCAAAAGCATCGCTTTTTATTTTTCTTTCTAGATGGACACGAATTTCTCCAGATGTAAGCTTTTCAGCCTGCTCAATGGCAGCAACTATCTGAGCCGATTCTTCTGGGCTGAAAAATTTTTTAGGCTCTTTGGATCTCATGGTTTCTCCTGAAAAATTTTACCAATCCCCACTTGCTCCCCCACCCCCAAAATCTCCACCCCCTCCACCGGAAAAGGAGTCATTGTCACTATTACCGCTCGACCCACCCCCTCCATAACCCCATCCACCTGGGAAAAAAGTAATGCCCCGACCTCGCCTCGTAAAAATAGAAAATAGAATAATCAGAAAAATAATTGTTCCTAAAGAAGGCATTCTTCTGGAAGAAGAGCTTCGAGGGCCTCGGCCCTTGTACTCTCCTCGAGTAGCAGCTTCAATGGCTTGAACTCCAGCCACAATCCCCGAAGAAAAATCCCGATTTTTAAAATAAGGGGCTATTTCATTCTGGATAATCCGTTTTGCAAGCGCATCGGGCAAAGCCCCTTCCAGACCATATCCTACTTCGATTCTTATTTTGTGATCCTGGCTAAAAACAAGAAGCACGACTCCATTATTTTTTAATTTCTGACCCACTTTCCATTTTGCAGCCAGACGCTGAGAAAAATCTTCCAAACTTTCTCCTTCCAAAGAAGGAAAAGTGGCGACCATAATTTGGTTAGAAGTTTCGTCTTCAAAATGCTTGAGTTGCACTTCCAAATCTTGCCGTTTGGAAGCCTCAAACAAATTCGCATAGTCATTCACATAGGCTTGAGGAACCGGAATCTCCAAAGCCAGGGCAAGTGACGAAAGACAAATAAAGAAAATGAACGCAAAAAAAAGTTTTAATACCTGTTTATAAGACATAATTAAAATGAGGGGTCGGTGAGTTTTCTAAAAAAGTATTTGAGCAAAGTCCCCTCTCCCTTGAGGGGAGAGGGTTAGGGAGAGGGTGACCTTAAGTGCACTCGAGATCACCCTCC harbors:
- a CDS encoding TPM domain-containing protein — encoded protein: MRSKEPKKFFSPEESAQIVAAIEQAEKLTSGEIRVHLERKIKSDAFEEAKRVFEKLGMTKTAERNGILFFLSLKDKRFALLGDRGIHEKVASDFWKIIRDEVLQNFKEEKYVEGLVAGIAKCGAKLAEHFPYQANDQNELSNEISCS
- a CDS encoding TPM domain-containing protein, with the protein product MSYKQVLKLFFAFIFFICLSSLALALEIPVPQAYVNDYANLFEASKRQDLEVQLKHFEDETSNQIMVATFPSLEGESLEDFSQRLAAKWKVGQKLKNNGVVLLVFSQDHKIRIEVGYGLEGALPDALAKRIIQNEIAPYFKNRDFSSGIVAGVQAIEAATRGEYKGRGPRSSSSRRMPSLGTIIFLIILFSIFTRRGRGITFFPGGWGYGGGGSSGNSDNDSFSGGGGGDFGGGGASGDW